A stretch of the Myripristis murdjan chromosome 24, fMyrMur1.1, whole genome shotgun sequence genome encodes the following:
- the atf3 gene encoding cyclic AMP-dependent transcription factor ATF-3 isoform X1, producing MSCGIVSCNIPTGSRVLKSRICYSICPEQADTKFPEGLGIWKHSSDSCVCVCVCVCVCPVHRMMLQHPGPSLADISCSALVPCLSPPGSLTLDDFTNFTPIVKEELRLAIQTKRLSSGLSADMSSDSSSDRLAEQGSGGSGVRRELTPEEHDRKRRRRERNKIAAAKCRNKKKEKTDCLQKESEKLESVNAELKAQIEALKQQKQQLVYMLNLHRPTCIVRAQNGQTPEDERNLFIQHIKESTLQLHNLTAATTTTSTSSSIAAVSLAPPLDGGLLTLDHVHCHVPTSCGQL from the exons ATGTCCTGTGGCATTGTTTCCTGCAACATTCCCACGGGAAGTAGGGTGTTAAAAAGCAGAATTTGTTACAGCATCTGTCCTGAGCAGGCTGACACCAAATTCCCAGAAGGTTTGGGAATATGGAAACACAGCAGtgactcctgtgtgtgtgtgtgtgtgtgtgtgtgtgtgtgtcccgtaCACAGAATGATGCTGCAGCACCCAGGTCCCTCCCTGGCCGACATCAGCTGCTCCGCCCTGGTGCCCTGCCTGTCCCCGCCGGGCAGCCTCACCCTGGACGACTTCACCAACTTCACGCCCATCGTGAAAGAGGAGCTGCGGCTCGCCATCCAGACCAAGCGGCTGTCCAGCGGCCTCAGCGCCGACATGAGCTCCGACTCCAGCTCGGACCGGCTCGCCGAGCAAGGCAGCGGGGGCTCCGGGGTCAGGAGAGAG CTGACCCCTGAGGAGCacgacaggaagaggaggaggcgagaGAGGAACAAGATCGCTGCCGCAAAGTGTCGCaacaagaagaaggagaagacagaCTGCCTGCAGAAG GAGTCCGAGAAGCTGGAGAGCGTCAACGCCGAGCTGAAGGCTCAGATCGAGGCCCtgaagcagcagaagcagcagctggTCTACATGCTCAACCTGCACCGGCCCACCTGCATCGTCCGCGCCCAGAACGGCCAGACGCCCGAGGACGAGCGCAACCTCTTCATCCAGCACATCAAGGAGAGCACGCTGCAGCTGCACAACCtcaccgccgccaccaccaccacctccacctcctcctccatcgcCGCCGTCTCCCTAGCGCCCCCTCTGGACGGAGGACTCCTCACACTCGACCACGTTCACTGTCACGTGCCCACGTCTTGCGGTCAGCTATGA
- the atf3 gene encoding cyclic AMP-dependent transcription factor ATF-3 isoform X2 — MMLQHPGPSLADISCSALVPCLSPPGSLTLDDFTNFTPIVKEELRLAIQTKRLSSGLSADMSSDSSSDRLAEQGSGGSGVRRELTPEEHDRKRRRRERNKIAAAKCRNKKKEKTDCLQKESEKLESVNAELKAQIEALKQQKQQLVYMLNLHRPTCIVRAQNGQTPEDERNLFIQHIKESTLQLHNLTAATTTTSTSSSIAAVSLAPPLDGGLLTLDHVHCHVPTSCGQL, encoded by the exons ATGATGCTGCAGCACCCAGGTCCCTCCCTGGCCGACATCAGCTGCTCCGCCCTGGTGCCCTGCCTGTCCCCGCCGGGCAGCCTCACCCTGGACGACTTCACCAACTTCACGCCCATCGTGAAAGAGGAGCTGCGGCTCGCCATCCAGACCAAGCGGCTGTCCAGCGGCCTCAGCGCCGACATGAGCTCCGACTCCAGCTCGGACCGGCTCGCCGAGCAAGGCAGCGGGGGCTCCGGGGTCAGGAGAGAG CTGACCCCTGAGGAGCacgacaggaagaggaggaggcgagaGAGGAACAAGATCGCTGCCGCAAAGTGTCGCaacaagaagaaggagaagacagaCTGCCTGCAGAAG GAGTCCGAGAAGCTGGAGAGCGTCAACGCCGAGCTGAAGGCTCAGATCGAGGCCCtgaagcagcagaagcagcagctggTCTACATGCTCAACCTGCACCGGCCCACCTGCATCGTCCGCGCCCAGAACGGCCAGACGCCCGAGGACGAGCGCAACCTCTTCATCCAGCACATCAAGGAGAGCACGCTGCAGCTGCACAACCtcaccgccgccaccaccaccacctccacctcctcctccatcgcCGCCGTCTCCCTAGCGCCCCCTCTGGACGGAGGACTCCTCACACTCGACCACGTTCACTGTCACGTGCCCACGTCTTGCGGTCAGCTATGA